One Streptomyces sp. V4I8 genomic window carries:
- a CDS encoding RNA polymerase-binding protein RbpA, which produces MSERALRGTRLVVTSYETDRGIDLAPRQAVEYACEKGHRFEMPFSVEAEIPPEWECKVCGAQALLVDGDGPEEKKAKPARTHWDMLMERRTREELEEVLEERLAVLRSGAMNIAVHPRDSRKSA; this is translated from the coding sequence ATGAGTGAGCGAGCTCTTCGCGGCACGCGCCTCGTGGTGACCAGCTACGAGACGGACCGCGGCATCGACCTGGCCCCGCGCCAGGCCGTGGAGTACGCATGCGAGAAGGGGCACCGGTTTGAGATGCCCTTCTCGGTCGAGGCGGAGATCCCGCCGGAGTGGGAGTGCAAGGTCTGCGGGGCCCAGGCACTCCTCGTGGACGGCGACGGCCCTGAAGAGAAGAAGGCCAAGCCCGCGCGTACACATTGGGACATGCTGATGGAGCGGCGGACCCGCGAGGAACTCGAAGAGGTCCTCGAGGAACGTCTTGCCGTACTCCGCTCCGGGGCGATGAACATCGCGGTTCACCCCCGGGACAGCCGCAAGTCCGCGTAG
- a CDS encoding polyprenol monophosphomannose synthase, protein MNDGDGTLGAQHRGRQFGPLGTALVIIPTYNEAENIKSIVGRVRKAVPDAHVLVADDNSPDGTGKLADELAVEDDHVQVLHRKGKEGLGAAYLAGFRWGIEKGYGVLIEMDADGSHQPEELPRLLTALKGADLVLGSRWVPGGRVVNWPKSREFISRGGSLYSRLALDLPLRDITGGYRAFRRETLEGLGLDDVASQGYCFQVDLARRAVKAGFHVVEVPITFVERELGDSKMSRDILVEALWRVTSWGARERVGKLMSRTKPSPQS, encoded by the coding sequence GTGAACGACGGCGACGGGACCCTCGGGGCACAGCACCGGGGGAGGCAGTTCGGGCCGCTCGGCACGGCGTTGGTGATCATCCCGACCTACAACGAGGCGGAGAACATCAAGAGCATCGTCGGCCGGGTCCGCAAGGCGGTCCCGGACGCGCACGTGCTCGTGGCCGACGACAACAGCCCCGATGGCACCGGCAAACTCGCGGACGAACTGGCCGTCGAGGACGACCACGTCCAGGTTCTGCACCGCAAGGGCAAGGAGGGCCTCGGCGCCGCCTATCTCGCGGGCTTCCGCTGGGGCATCGAGAAGGGCTACGGCGTCCTGATCGAGATGGATGCCGACGGCTCCCACCAGCCCGAGGAACTGCCCCGCCTGCTGACCGCCCTCAAGGGCGCCGACCTGGTCCTCGGCTCCCGCTGGGTGCCCGGCGGCCGGGTCGTGAACTGGCCCAAGTCCCGCGAGTTCATCTCCCGCGGCGGCAGCCTCTACTCCCGGCTCGCCCTGGACCTTCCGCTGCGCGACATCACCGGCGGCTACCGCGCCTTCCGCCGCGAGACCCTGGAGGGCCTCGGCCTCGACGACGTCGCCTCCCAGGGCTACTGCTTCCAGGTCGACCTCGCCCGTCGCGCCGTCAAGGCCGGCTTCCACGTCGTCGAGGTGCCCATCACCTTCGTCGAGCGTGAGCTCGGTGACTCGAAGATGAGCCGCGACATCCTGGTCGAGGCGCTCTGGCGGGTCACCTCGTGGGGTGCGCGGGAGCGAGTGGGCAAGCTGATGAGCCGCACGAAACCGTCGCCGCAGTCCTAG
- the fxsA gene encoding FxsA family membrane protein, with product MTTGAPTPTYPARPRRSRLRTFLPLAVATWLVLEIWLLTVVADVAGGLVVFLLLIAGLVLGTVVIKRAGRRAFQALNEALQRGGTPASGGGNGLMMLGGLLIMLPGLVSDALGLLLLVPPVQKALSRQAERTFERKLREANPGSLGDAFQQARMHRPDGKVVQGEVIRDESGDSPDASEGPRPPLTR from the coding sequence ATGACGACTGGCGCACCGACCCCCACCTATCCCGCCCGGCCCCGGCGCTCCCGGCTGCGCACCTTCCTGCCGCTGGCTGTCGCCACCTGGCTGGTACTGGAGATCTGGCTGCTCACCGTGGTCGCGGACGTGGCGGGCGGGCTCGTGGTGTTCCTGCTGCTGATCGCCGGTCTCGTGCTCGGCACGGTGGTGATCAAGCGGGCGGGCCGACGCGCCTTCCAGGCTCTGAACGAGGCGCTGCAGCGCGGTGGCACCCCGGCGAGCGGCGGTGGCAACGGTCTGATGATGCTGGGCGGCCTGCTGATCATGCTGCCGGGCCTCGTCTCGGACGCGCTGGGCCTGCTTCTGCTGGTCCCGCCGGTCCAGAAGGCCCTGAGCCGGCAGGCGGAGCGTACGTTCGAGCGGAAGCTGCGCGAGGCGAACCCGGGCTCGCTCGGTGACGCCTTCCAGCAGGCTCGCATGCACCGCCCCGACGGCAAGGTCGTGCAGGGCGAGGTCATCAGGGACGAGTCGGGGGATTCCCCGGATGCCTCGGAGGGCCCGAGGCCGCCGCTGACGCGCTGA
- a CDS encoding MFS transporter produces the protein MGTGTVRTEAADEAAGRRREQRGWYFYDWACSVYSTSVLTVFLGPYLTSVAREAADADGFVHPLGIPVRAGSFFAYSVSLSVIVAVLVMPLVGAAADRTGRKKPLLGAAAYTGATATTAMFFLDGDRYLLGGVLLIVANAAQSVAMMLYNSYLPQISRPEERDAVSSRGWAFGYASGSLMLIMNLVLYLAHDSFGVSEGMAIRICLASAGLWWGGFALIPLRRLRDRRTTRDTAKASGTEEEKAGKTTAPGFRQLAATFRDMRRHPLTLAFLLAYLIYNDGIQTVISQASIYGSEELGLGQSTLIGAVLLVQILAVAGALTMGRLARIYGAKRTILGSLVAWTVTLAAGYFLPAGAPVWFFVLAAGIGLVLGGSQALSRSLFSHLVPPGKEAEYFAAYEMSDRGMSWLGPLLFGLTYQLTGSYRDAIISLVAFFVIGFALLARVPVRRAISDAGNPVPTTI, from the coding sequence GTGGGCACCGGAACCGTGCGGACAGAGGCGGCCGACGAGGCCGCCGGGCGCCGGCGCGAGCAGCGCGGCTGGTACTTCTACGACTGGGCGTGCTCCGTCTACTCGACGAGCGTGCTCACCGTGTTCCTGGGCCCCTATCTGACGTCGGTCGCCAGGGAGGCGGCGGACGCGGACGGGTTCGTCCATCCCTTGGGCATACCGGTGCGCGCGGGGTCCTTCTTCGCGTACTCGGTGTCCCTGTCGGTGATCGTGGCCGTCCTGGTGATGCCCCTGGTGGGCGCGGCGGCCGACCGCACGGGCCGCAAGAAGCCCTTGCTCGGGGCCGCCGCCTACACGGGGGCCACGGCCACCACGGCCATGTTCTTCCTGGACGGTGACCGCTACCTGCTCGGCGGCGTCCTGCTGATCGTCGCGAACGCGGCCCAGTCGGTCGCGATGATGCTCTACAACTCCTACCTCCCGCAGATCTCCCGGCCCGAGGAACGCGACGCGGTCTCCTCCCGGGGCTGGGCCTTCGGTTACGCGTCGGGCTCGCTGATGCTGATCATGAACCTGGTCCTGTATCTGGCCCACGACTCCTTCGGCGTCTCCGAGGGCATGGCGATCCGCATCTGTCTGGCGTCGGCCGGTCTGTGGTGGGGCGGCTTCGCGCTCATCCCGCTCCGACGGCTGCGCGACCGCAGGACCACGCGGGACACGGCCAAGGCGAGCGGCACGGAGGAGGAGAAGGCCGGGAAAACGACCGCTCCCGGCTTCCGGCAGCTCGCGGCGACCTTCCGCGACATGCGCCGCCACCCGCTGACGCTCGCCTTCCTCCTCGCCTACCTGATCTACAACGACGGCATCCAGACGGTGATCTCCCAGGCGTCGATCTACGGCTCCGAAGAACTGGGCCTCGGACAGTCGACGCTCATCGGCGCCGTACTGCTGGTCCAGATACTGGCGGTGGCCGGGGCGCTGACGATGGGACGGCTTGCCCGGATCTACGGCGCGAAGCGGACGATTCTCGGCTCGCTGGTGGCGTGGACGGTGACGCTCGCGGCCGGGTACTTCCTGCCGGCCGGGGCGCCGGTGTGGTTCTTCGTACTGGCGGCCGGCATCGGACTGGTCCTCGGCGGCAGCCAGGCCCTGTCCCGGTCCCTGTTCTCCCATCTCGTCCCGCCGGGCAAGGAGGCCGAATACTTCGCGGCGTACGAGATGAGCGACCGCGGCATGAGCTGGCTCGGCCCGCTGCTGTTCGGGCTCACCTACCAGCTGACCGGAAGTTATCGAGACGCGATCATCTCGTTGGTGGCCTTCTTCGTCATCGGATTCGCCCTGCTCGCGAGGGTTCCGGTGCGGCGGGCGATCAGCGACGCGGGCAACCCGGTGCCGACAACGATTTAG